Proteins encoded within one genomic window of Nonomuraea gerenzanensis:
- a CDS encoding helix-turn-helix domain-containing protein: protein MDHPAEDVLAGVGPRLRALRRARGATLVALAAETGLTASTLSRLENGKLRPTLEQLLPLARAHGVPLDDLVAAPPTGDPRIHLRPVRRAGLVLVPLTRRPGGVQAYKVIYPPAGRSPTTKPQTHEGYEWFYVLNGQVRFVLGEQEFQLGVGEAAEFDTRIPHWIGSAGDQPAEVLTLFGAQGERAHVAPAEH, encoded by the coding sequence ATGGACCATCCTGCGGAAGACGTTCTGGCCGGAGTGGGCCCCCGCCTGCGGGCCCTGCGCCGGGCGCGGGGCGCCACGCTCGTGGCGCTGGCCGCCGAGACCGGCCTCACCGCCAGCACCCTGTCCCGCCTGGAGAACGGCAAGCTCCGTCCCACGCTGGAGCAGTTGCTCCCGCTGGCCAGGGCGCACGGCGTGCCGCTCGACGACCTCGTCGCGGCCCCGCCCACCGGTGACCCGCGCATCCATCTGCGGCCGGTGCGGCGCGCCGGGCTGGTGCTGGTGCCGCTCACCAGGCGGCCGGGCGGCGTCCAGGCGTACAAGGTGATCTATCCGCCGGCCGGCCGGTCGCCCACGACGAAGCCGCAGACCCATGAGGGTTACGAGTGGTTCTACGTCCTCAACGGGCAGGTCAGGTTCGTGCTCGGCGAGCAGGAGTTCCAGCTCGGCGTGGGAGAGGCCGCGGAGTTCGACACGCGGATACCGCACTGGATCGGCAGCGCCGGCGACCAGCCGGCGGAGGTGCTCACGTTGTTCGGGGCGCAGGGAGAGCGCGCGCACGTGGCGCCGGCCGAGCACTGA
- a CDS encoding carbohydrate ABC transporter permease: MATVTAPAASDARQTGPKPPPKPRFGVGRALGWAFMILVMIVSLFPFYWILRTALSDNNALYAGGDSLLPVQFSWGGFERVFGIQTGQEAIDAGGAGQPIAFWRYLLNSVLVATMVTAGQVFFSAMAAYAFARLRWRHREQVFAVFLAGLMIPAIFTLLPNFVLIKELGLVDTVLGIALPSMLMTPFAVFFLRQFFLGISREVEEAAMVEGASKTRIFFRLILPISAAPISTLSILTYITSWNEYFWPLMVSYTDRSRVLTVALGVFKSQKPQAGPDWAGLMAATLVAALPMLLLFLVFARRIVNSIGFSGIK, encoded by the coding sequence ATGGCGACCGTGACGGCGCCCGCCGCGAGCGACGCCCGGCAGACCGGCCCCAAGCCGCCGCCGAAGCCCCGGTTCGGCGTGGGCCGTGCCCTGGGCTGGGCGTTCATGATCCTGGTGATGATCGTCAGCCTGTTCCCGTTCTACTGGATCCTGCGTACCGCGCTGTCCGACAACAACGCGCTCTACGCGGGCGGCGACAGTCTGCTGCCCGTGCAGTTCTCGTGGGGCGGCTTCGAGCGCGTCTTCGGCATCCAGACCGGTCAGGAGGCCATCGACGCGGGCGGCGCCGGGCAGCCGATCGCGTTCTGGCGCTACCTGCTCAACTCCGTGCTGGTCGCCACGATGGTCACCGCCGGGCAGGTGTTCTTCTCCGCGATGGCCGCCTACGCCTTCGCCCGGCTGCGCTGGCGGCACCGCGAGCAGGTCTTCGCCGTCTTCCTGGCCGGCTTGATGATCCCGGCGATCTTCACGTTGCTGCCGAACTTCGTGCTCATCAAGGAGCTCGGCCTGGTGGACACCGTGCTCGGCATCGCGCTGCCCAGCATGCTGATGACGCCGTTCGCGGTGTTCTTCCTGCGGCAGTTCTTCCTCGGCATCTCGCGCGAGGTGGAGGAGGCCGCGATGGTCGAGGGCGCCTCGAAGACGCGGATCTTCTTCCGGCTGATCCTGCCGATCTCGGCGGCGCCGATCTCGACGCTGTCGATCCTGACCTACATCACCTCCTGGAACGAGTACTTCTGGCCGCTCATGGTCAGCTACACCGACAGGTCGCGGGTGCTGACCGTGGCGCTCGGCGTGTTCAAGTCGCAGAAGCCGCAGGCGGGCCCCGACTGGGCGGGCCTGATGGCGGCCACGCTGGTGGCGGCGCTGCCGATGTTGCTGCTGTTCCTCGTCTTCGCCCGCCGCATCGTCAACTCCATCGGCTTCAGCGGGATCAAGTGA
- a CDS encoding carbohydrate ABC transporter permease has protein sequence MATPTRPVTPGPAKGARDDTRLALLFILPALIGFLVFLLWPTLRGIYLSFTKFNLLTPARWTGLDNYVRMAQDPVFWNALGVTVYYVVVNIAVQTALALVIAVLMQRLTRRTWLRGMVLTPYLVSNVVAALVFLWILDYQLGIGNKVLELAGVGRIAFLSDSAWVIPTIALINVWRHVGYTALLIFAGLQTIPATLYEAGRMDGASEPRMFRSITLPLLRPVMAVVLIISVVGSFQVFDTVAIATRGGPVDSSRVLQYYIYEAAFNRFQFGYASAMSVALLVVLMIITFVQYRLTRAGTSDLAAGG, from the coding sequence ATGGCCACCCCCACCAGGCCGGTCACACCCGGCCCCGCCAAGGGAGCGCGAGACGACACGCGACTGGCGCTCCTGTTCATCCTTCCCGCGCTCATCGGCTTCCTGGTCTTCCTGCTCTGGCCGACGCTGCGGGGCATCTACCTCAGCTTCACCAAGTTCAACCTGCTCACCCCCGCCCGCTGGACGGGCCTGGACAACTACGTGCGCATGGCGCAGGACCCGGTGTTCTGGAACGCGCTGGGCGTGACCGTGTACTACGTGGTCGTCAACATCGCCGTCCAGACCGCGCTGGCGCTGGTCATCGCGGTGCTGATGCAGCGGCTGACGCGCCGGACCTGGCTGCGCGGGATGGTGCTGACGCCGTACCTGGTCTCGAACGTGGTCGCGGCGCTGGTCTTCCTGTGGATCCTCGACTACCAGCTCGGCATCGGCAACAAGGTGCTGGAGCTGGCCGGAGTGGGGCGGATCGCGTTCCTGTCCGACTCCGCGTGGGTCATCCCGACCATCGCGCTGATCAACGTCTGGCGGCACGTCGGCTACACCGCGCTGCTCATCTTCGCCGGGCTCCAGACGATCCCCGCCACCCTGTACGAGGCCGGCCGCATGGACGGCGCCAGTGAGCCGCGCATGTTCCGCAGCATCACGCTACCGCTGCTGCGGCCCGTGATGGCGGTGGTGCTGATCATCAGCGTGGTCGGCTCGTTCCAGGTGTTCGACACCGTCGCGATCGCGACCAGGGGCGGGCCTGTCGACTCCTCCAGGGTGCTGCAGTACTACATCTACGAGGCCGCCTTCAACCGCTTCCAGTTCGGCTACGCCTCGGCGATGTCCGTGGCGCTGCTGGTCGTTCTCATGATCATCACGTTCGTGCAGTACCGGCTCACCCGGGCCGGCACCTCCGACCTGGCCGCGGGAGGGTGA
- a CDS encoding ABC transporter substrate-binding protein: MLRRLLLTALLLTTAACGGVGSGGTTGTIEYWLWDSSQQPGYQKCADAFQRQNPGLRIHISQYGWDDYWSKLTASFIADTAPDVFTDQLAKFPQFVDLQVLRPLDDLGPTSDIKDSDYQEGLAELWKGKDGKRYGAPKDWDTIAVFYDTAAVRAAGIDPATLDELTWNPRDGGTFERTIAHLTIDQNGVRGDEPGFDRTRVKTYGLAANGGGGDNWGQTQWSAFTGSAGWQATDKNPWGARFNLDDPVVQDTLNWYFGLVRKGYMASFAAIGGRNAITPDTQIQSGIAAMGLSGSWTISSFTKLTDAAGRKLDIGVAPTPIGPIGKRASMFNGLADSITTFSKQPENAAKWVKFLSGEQCQNIIGESGVVFPARPAGTELAIRYNEKERGLDVSAFTDHIRNRTTFPLPVTSNAADVTALMTPALEAIFLGEAPAASLTRLNAQLNQLFEVAG; the protein is encoded by the coding sequence ATGCTCAGACGACTCTTGCTGACCGCGCTCCTGCTGACCACCGCCGCCTGCGGCGGAGTCGGGAGCGGCGGCACCACCGGCACCATCGAGTACTGGCTGTGGGACTCCTCCCAGCAGCCCGGCTACCAGAAGTGCGCGGACGCCTTCCAGCGGCAGAACCCCGGCCTGCGCATCCACATCTCCCAGTACGGCTGGGACGACTACTGGTCCAAGCTGACCGCCAGCTTCATCGCCGACACCGCCCCCGACGTCTTCACCGACCAGCTCGCCAAGTTCCCCCAGTTCGTCGACCTGCAGGTGCTGCGCCCGCTCGACGACCTCGGCCCCACTAGCGACATCAAGGACTCCGACTACCAGGAGGGCCTGGCCGAGCTGTGGAAGGGCAAGGACGGCAAGCGGTACGGCGCCCCCAAGGACTGGGACACCATCGCCGTCTTCTACGACACCGCCGCGGTCAGAGCCGCCGGCATCGACCCGGCCACGCTGGACGAGCTGACCTGGAACCCGCGCGACGGCGGCACCTTCGAGCGGACGATCGCACACCTGACCATCGACCAGAACGGCGTGCGCGGAGACGAGCCCGGCTTCGACAGGACCAGGGTCAAGACGTACGGGCTGGCCGCGAACGGCGGCGGGGGCGACAACTGGGGGCAGACCCAGTGGTCGGCGTTCACCGGCAGCGCGGGCTGGCAGGCCACCGACAAGAACCCCTGGGGCGCCCGCTTCAACCTGGACGACCCGGTCGTGCAGGACACCCTGAACTGGTACTTCGGCCTGGTGCGCAAGGGCTACATGGCCAGCTTCGCCGCCATCGGCGGCAGGAACGCGATCACCCCTGACACGCAGATCCAGTCCGGCATCGCCGCGATGGGCCTGTCGGGCTCGTGGACGATCTCGTCCTTCACCAAGCTCACCGACGCCGCGGGCAGGAAGCTGGACATCGGCGTCGCGCCCACCCCGATCGGCCCGATCGGCAAGCGGGCCTCGATGTTCAACGGCCTGGCCGACTCCATCACGACGTTCTCCAAGCAGCCGGAGAACGCGGCGAAGTGGGTGAAGTTCCTGTCCGGGGAGCAGTGCCAGAACATCATCGGCGAGTCGGGCGTCGTCTTCCCCGCCCGGCCGGCGGGCACCGAGCTGGCCATCCGGTACAACGAGAAGGAGCGGGGCCTGGACGTGTCGGCGTTCACCGACCACATCAGGAACCGCACCACGTTCCCGCTGCCGGTGACCTCCAACGCGGCCGACGTCACCGCGCTGATGACGCCCGCGCTGGAGGCGATCTTCCTCGGTGAGGCCCCGGCCGCCTCACTCACCCGCCTCAACGCGCAACTCAACCAGCTCTTCGAAGTGGCCGGCTGA
- a CDS encoding SAM-dependent methyltransferase, with protein sequence MDTTRQDNADAAPGEDATGLGRPAEGEDAAGFWERLYRARPALNPRVNPLLAETATPLTPGAALDLGCGAGGDTLWLAGRGWHVTAVDISATAVRRLRQRADTLGLGARITTEQHDLADTFPAGEFDLVSAQYLHTPFAFPRDRVLRTAAHALRPGGLLLIVDHGSTAPWSWKQDPGAHFPTPAELAAGLGLDPARWPVLCADLPSRQATGPTGETATVIDNVLLLQRGAA encoded by the coding sequence ATGGACACCACCCGACAGGACAACGCCGACGCGGCGCCGGGCGAGGACGCGACGGGCCTCGGTCGCCCGGCGGAGGGCGAGGACGCCGCGGGGTTCTGGGAGCGGCTCTACCGCGCCCGCCCCGCCCTGAACCCGCGCGTCAACCCGCTGCTGGCCGAGACCGCCACCCCCCTGACCCCAGGCGCCGCCCTGGACCTGGGCTGCGGCGCCGGCGGCGACACGCTCTGGCTCGCCGGGCGAGGCTGGCACGTCACCGCCGTGGACATCTCTGCCACCGCCGTCCGACGGCTCAGGCAGCGCGCCGACACCCTCGGCCTCGGGGCCCGGATCACCACCGAGCAGCACGACCTCGCGGACACCTTCCCGGCAGGCGAGTTCGACCTCGTCTCCGCCCAGTACCTGCACACCCCGTTCGCGTTCCCGCGCGACCGCGTCCTGCGCACCGCCGCCCACGCCCTGCGCCCCGGCGGCCTGCTGCTGATCGTCGACCACGGCTCCACCGCCCCCTGGTCCTGGAAGCAGGACCCCGGCGCCCACTTCCCGACCCCCGCCGAGCTCGCCGCCGGCCTCGGCCTCGACCCGGCCCGCTGGCCCGTCCTGTGCGCCGACCTGCCCAGCCGCCAGGCCACGGGGCCCACCGGCGAGACCGCCACCGTCATCGACAACGTCCTGCTCCTCCAGCGAGGCGCCGCATGA
- a CDS encoding DinB family protein, with amino-acid sequence MTAPSRPRRPTDTGPPRTGAGEKATLRGFLDYLRESIAAKVVGVPEPQVRTAAVPSGTSLLGLLKHLASVERFYLLGEDAGDWQATMRPSAHDTVDGVLADYRATAERANQVIDACHDLSAPAPRAPRPGPAPSMRWVLVHLIEETGRHAGHADILREQLDGSTGR; translated from the coding sequence ATGACCGCCCCGAGCCGCCCGCGCCGACCCACGGACACCGGGCCCCCGCGAACCGGCGCCGGCGAGAAGGCCACCCTGCGGGGCTTTCTCGACTACCTGCGCGAGTCGATCGCCGCCAAGGTCGTCGGCGTGCCGGAGCCGCAGGTCAGGACGGCCGCCGTGCCGTCCGGCACCAGCCTGCTCGGGCTGCTGAAGCACCTGGCGTCCGTCGAGCGGTTCTACCTCCTCGGCGAGGACGCCGGCGACTGGCAGGCGACCATGCGCCCGTCCGCGCACGACACGGTGGACGGCGTGCTCGCCGACTACCGCGCGACGGCCGAGCGCGCGAACCAGGTCATCGACGCCTGCCACGACCTGTCGGCCCCAGCCCCGCGAGCCCCGCGCCCCGGGCCGGCGCCGTCGATGCGCTGGGTGCTGGTGCACCTGATCGAGGAGACCGGCAGGCACGCCGGTCACGCGGACATTCTGCGCGAACAGCTCGACGGCTCCACCGGCCGCTGA
- a CDS encoding ATP-binding protein codes for MVNQHSRRHGNLHSELTTFVGRARLLANLKRHLGGSRLVTVTGIGGVGKSRTVLHLAHQVRPHYPDGVWFADLASLQDAGMVKHTIAYALGIADQSSRAESESLSEWVGRRNMLLIIDSCEHLIHSCAELVHELLEAAPHLKVLATSRQSLHLPYEHVVPVPPLQVPGDDPGESLFANESVRLFAARAVAGVPDFALDGDNIAPVAELCRRLDGIPLAIELAAVRLRALSVEQILGLLADRFSLLAGASRTALPRHQTLRATINWSHELCEPPERLLWARLSVFAGDFQLDAARFVCSDERLPPEHVPALLGELVEKSILLFKNDRDGGRYRLIDTLAEYGAESLAQLGQSEQLRRRHLEYYLSLAQRSEDAWSGARQIYWFVRMRQERENVRVALDHALKSAGRQVLALRLLSSLWFMWVCCGFAREGRLYLERALEANPAVSRERCKALWVLSYVKSAQGDSAGALAAAERCNAEAVEIGDWRAVILASKMQGTAALLQGDLQKASALLGMAIKFNGETRELNPGLLPAIVEQSIVLTAQGELSEAESLLQDCLQLCEECGELWVSSHAHWVLADNRLATERLDEALFSVRQSLRIKRDFHDTLGTLLALETAARIFVALRHLPVAARLLGALQDNWRTVGSPQMGAGWMAGQHDTCVQECRRQLGELAYKDAFEEGARLDLAEATALALGERDVLDSTALEIRVTDGDDDAFAKVEDAVVQVAGAFGFEVPTADRARDDRYVMRSRAGSTDRPVDERLEELFHALHDESPRGERAWSGVVRALVAALEEVNRAAVLVEQTLLVKVNGKRVIRRLSAAEQAYLDNHRVLLNDPAALLHELDQLEADGRPVPFRRAVHDDRELMLAHLGEPAARALAGLADRDFEVSVSTPLWVRSGHTESRLLALIVKPPPGSDERTSKVVAKTCPPGPPSREPAQHDRAWRESPVRFRKEHLVRLKQFSPPMEGGGHVLLMDVAGGGFATTCQLAELESAQEIADAFDAVAHGLVRDWNARRRPELCSDLDSGAYLRGELRGKFDERGRLRALAEANGLLHPDRHWIAFGDEQHPQVLPNPLAMAAGQVVAHYDVQHLRGLTHGDLHQGNILIPRTREGELLPQQYRLVDLTTFDRSAPLTRDRAMLLLSVVAGHPPQDAHAEEDLFGLIVLGKGRHDLFAALTRTARDPGAQLVADGFRDEWLTQLLLSLQAAALLHCSFGNLDERLRWWFFRLAARCGAEYLRSVNAWRPPARSVPLLALADVRGFLTPPAHP; via the coding sequence ATGGTGAACCAGCATTCCCGGCGGCACGGCAATTTGCACTCCGAACTGACGACCTTCGTCGGGCGTGCCCGCCTGCTCGCCAACCTCAAACGGCACCTCGGCGGTTCGCGGCTGGTCACCGTCACCGGCATCGGCGGCGTGGGCAAGTCCCGCACCGTGCTGCATCTGGCGCACCAGGTGCGCCCGCACTACCCCGACGGGGTCTGGTTCGCCGATCTGGCCAGCTTGCAGGACGCGGGCATGGTCAAGCACACGATCGCCTACGCGCTGGGCATCGCCGACCAGTCCTCGCGGGCGGAGTCGGAGTCGTTGTCGGAGTGGGTGGGGCGGCGCAACATGCTGCTCATCATCGACAGCTGCGAGCACCTGATCCACAGTTGTGCCGAGCTGGTGCACGAGCTGCTGGAGGCGGCGCCCCACCTGAAGGTGCTGGCCACCAGCCGCCAGTCGCTGCACCTGCCCTACGAGCACGTCGTGCCGGTGCCGCCGCTGCAGGTGCCGGGCGACGACCCGGGCGAGAGCCTGTTCGCCAACGAGTCCGTGCGGCTCTTCGCCGCCAGGGCGGTCGCCGGTGTGCCCGACTTCGCGCTCGACGGGGACAACATCGCGCCGGTGGCCGAGCTGTGCCGCAGGCTCGACGGCATCCCTCTCGCCATCGAGCTGGCGGCGGTGCGGCTGCGGGCGCTGTCGGTGGAGCAGATCCTGGGGCTGCTGGCCGACCGGTTCAGCCTGCTGGCCGGCGCGAGCCGCACGGCGCTGCCCCGCCACCAGACGCTGCGGGCCACGATCAACTGGAGCCACGAGCTGTGCGAGCCGCCCGAGCGGCTGCTGTGGGCGCGGTTGTCGGTCTTCGCGGGCGACTTCCAGCTCGACGCGGCCCGATTCGTCTGCTCCGACGAGCGGCTGCCGCCGGAGCACGTCCCCGCCCTGCTCGGGGAGCTGGTGGAGAAGTCGATCCTGCTCTTCAAGAACGACCGCGACGGCGGGCGCTACCGGCTGATCGACACCCTGGCCGAGTACGGCGCCGAATCGCTCGCCCAGCTCGGCCAGTCCGAGCAGCTACGCCGGCGGCACCTGGAGTACTACCTGAGCCTGGCCCAGCGCAGCGAGGACGCCTGGTCGGGGGCGCGGCAGATCTACTGGTTCGTCCGCATGCGCCAGGAGCGCGAGAACGTCCGCGTCGCGCTGGATCACGCGCTGAAGTCGGCGGGCAGGCAGGTGCTGGCGCTGCGGCTGCTGTCGTCGTTGTGGTTCATGTGGGTGTGCTGCGGTTTCGCCCGCGAGGGCCGCCTGTACCTGGAGCGGGCGCTGGAGGCCAACCCTGCGGTGAGCAGGGAACGGTGCAAGGCGCTGTGGGTGCTGTCCTACGTCAAGTCCGCGCAGGGCGACAGCGCGGGCGCGCTGGCGGCGGCCGAGAGGTGCAACGCCGAGGCGGTCGAGATCGGCGACTGGCGGGCGGTCATCCTGGCCTCGAAGATGCAGGGCACGGCGGCGCTGCTGCAGGGCGACCTGCAGAAGGCCAGCGCGCTGCTGGGCATGGCGATCAAGTTCAACGGCGAGACCAGAGAGCTGAACCCCGGCCTGCTGCCCGCGATCGTCGAGCAGTCGATCGTGCTGACCGCGCAGGGCGAGCTGTCCGAGGCCGAGTCGCTGCTGCAGGACTGCCTGCAGTTGTGCGAGGAGTGCGGCGAGCTGTGGGTCAGCTCGCACGCGCACTGGGTGCTCGCGGACAACAGGCTCGCGACCGAACGGCTCGACGAGGCGCTGTTCAGCGTCAGGCAGAGCCTGCGCATCAAGCGCGACTTCCACGACACGCTGGGCACGCTGCTGGCGCTGGAGACGGCGGCGCGGATCTTCGTGGCGCTGCGGCACCTGCCCGTGGCCGCCCGGCTCCTGGGGGCCTTGCAGGACAACTGGCGCACGGTCGGGTCGCCGCAGATGGGCGCCGGCTGGATGGCGGGTCAGCACGACACGTGCGTGCAGGAGTGCCGGCGGCAGCTGGGCGAGCTGGCCTACAAGGACGCCTTCGAGGAGGGCGCCCGCCTCGACCTCGCCGAGGCGACCGCGCTCGCCCTCGGCGAGCGGGACGTGCTCGACTCCACCGCGCTGGAGATCAGGGTCACCGATGGCGACGACGACGCGTTCGCCAAGGTGGAGGACGCTGTCGTGCAGGTCGCCGGCGCCTTCGGCTTCGAGGTGCCCACGGCCGACCGGGCCCGCGACGACCGCTATGTGATGAGATCTCGGGCCGGCTCCACGGACCGCCCCGTCGATGAGCGGCTGGAGGAGCTGTTCCACGCCCTGCACGACGAGAGCCCGCGAGGCGAGCGGGCCTGGTCCGGCGTCGTCAGAGCCCTCGTCGCGGCCCTGGAGGAGGTGAACCGCGCGGCGGTGCTGGTCGAGCAGACGCTGCTGGTCAAGGTGAACGGCAAGCGGGTGATCAGGCGGCTGTCGGCGGCGGAGCAGGCCTACCTGGACAACCACCGCGTGCTGCTCAACGACCCCGCGGCCCTGCTGCACGAGCTCGACCAACTGGAGGCCGACGGAAGGCCGGTCCCGTTCCGCCGGGCCGTCCACGACGATCGCGAGCTGATGCTGGCGCACCTGGGGGAGCCGGCGGCGCGGGCCCTGGCCGGCCTGGCCGACCGCGACTTCGAGGTCTCCGTCAGCACGCCCCTCTGGGTGCGCAGCGGCCACACCGAGAGCCGGCTGCTCGCGCTGATCGTCAAGCCCCCGCCCGGGAGCGACGAGCGGACGAGCAAGGTCGTGGCCAAGACGTGCCCGCCCGGCCCGCCGTCCCGCGAGCCGGCGCAGCACGACCGGGCGTGGCGGGAGAGCCCCGTGAGGTTCCGCAAGGAGCACCTGGTCCGGCTCAAGCAGTTCTCGCCGCCCATGGAGGGCGGGGGACACGTGCTCCTGATGGACGTCGCCGGTGGCGGCTTCGCCACGACGTGCCAGCTCGCGGAGCTGGAGTCGGCGCAGGAGATCGCCGACGCCTTCGACGCGGTGGCGCACGGGCTGGTCCGCGACTGGAACGCCAGGAGGCGGCCGGAGCTCTGCTCCGATCTGGACTCGGGCGCCTATCTGCGGGGCGAGCTGCGCGGGAAGTTCGACGAGCGGGGCAGGTTGCGCGCCCTGGCGGAGGCGAACGGGCTGCTGCACCCGGATCGGCACTGGATCGCCTTCGGGGACGAACAGCACCCCCAGGTCCTGCCGAACCCGCTCGCCATGGCCGCGGGGCAGGTCGTCGCGCACTACGACGTCCAGCACCTGCGCGGGCTGACCCATGGCGACCTGCACCAGGGCAACATCCTCATCCCGCGCACCCGTGAAGGAGAGCTGCTGCCCCAGCAGTACAGGCTCGTCGATCTGACCACGTTCGACAGGAGCGCGCCCCTGACCCGGGACCGGGCCATGCTCCTGCTCTCCGTCGTCGCCGGGCACCCGCCGCAGGACGCGCACGCCGAGGAGGACCTGTTCGGCCTGATCGTGCTGGGCAAGGGGCGCCACGACCTCTTCGCGGCGCTGACGCGCACGGCCCGCGATCCCGGGGCCCAGCTGGTCGCCGACGGTTTCCGCGACGAGTGGCTGACCCAGCTGCTGCTGTCGCTGCAGGCCGCCGCGCTGCTGCACTGCTCGTTCGGCAACCTGGACGAGCGGCTGCGCTGGTGGTTCTTCCGGCTGGCCGCCCGGTGCGGCGCGGAATACCTCCGGTCCGTCAACGCGTGGCGACCGCCCGCCCGCAGCGTGCCCTTGCTCGCGCTCGCGGACGTGCGCGGCTTTCTGACGCCGCCCGCGCATCCGTGA
- a CDS encoding MDR family MFS transporter: MPSKQLDPPADPTAVAGRTPAVIRLLVLATFVVILNETIMINAIPRLMSALHITEQTAQWLSTAFMLTMAAVIPITGWFLQRVSTRGAYVTAMGLFLLGTALAIVAPSFEVLLGARIVQASGTAVMMPLLMTTLMQVVPESDRGRVMGNVTLAISVAPAMGPTVSGVILQFGSWRLLFAVVLPIAALITWGGLKRLKNVGEPQAGTIDWFSVVTAAAGFGGLVYGLSRFEGGDVRLAAAIVAGGLITIAVFVVRQLSLQKRGVPLLDLRTLRHRTYTVALILMSVAFMAMLGSMILLPLYLQNVRALSALETGLLVMPGGLAMGLLGPTVGRLFDKFGGRVLVVPGAVGIMLALAGFTQVSMTTPFWQLLGMHALLMVSLAATFTPVFTLGLGAVPPRLYSHGSSILSTLQQVSAAFGTALVVTVMSARADALKAEGVTDALASLDGMRLAFIIGAVLSVAVVIAALLLPARADHTAEVPVHG, encoded by the coding sequence GTGCCCAGCAAACAGCTCGACCCGCCTGCCGACCCCACTGCCGTCGCGGGGCGCACCCCGGCCGTGATCCGGCTGCTGGTGCTGGCCACGTTCGTGGTCATTCTCAACGAGACGATCATGATCAACGCGATCCCCCGGCTGATGAGCGCGTTGCACATCACCGAGCAGACCGCGCAGTGGCTCTCCACCGCCTTCATGCTGACCATGGCCGCGGTCATCCCCATCACCGGATGGTTCCTGCAGCGGGTCTCCACCCGCGGCGCGTACGTCACCGCGATGGGCCTGTTCCTGCTCGGCACGGCGCTGGCCATCGTGGCGCCGTCGTTCGAGGTGCTGCTCGGCGCCCGCATCGTCCAGGCGTCGGGCACGGCCGTGATGATGCCGCTGCTGATGACCACGTTGATGCAGGTGGTGCCCGAGTCGGACCGGGGCCGGGTGATGGGCAACGTCACGCTGGCCATCTCTGTGGCGCCGGCGATGGGGCCGACGGTCTCGGGGGTGATCCTCCAGTTCGGGTCCTGGCGGTTGCTGTTCGCCGTGGTGCTGCCGATCGCCGCGCTGATCACCTGGGGTGGCCTGAAGCGACTGAAGAACGTCGGGGAGCCGCAGGCCGGCACCATCGACTGGTTCAGCGTGGTCACCGCGGCGGCCGGGTTCGGCGGCCTGGTCTACGGGCTGAGCCGGTTCGAGGGCGGTGACGTGCGGCTGGCCGCGGCGATCGTGGCGGGCGGCCTGATCACCATCGCCGTCTTCGTCGTGCGGCAGCTGTCGCTGCAGAAGCGCGGCGTGCCGCTGCTGGACCTGCGCACGCTGCGGCACCGCACCTACACGGTCGCGCTGATCCTGATGTCGGTGGCGTTCATGGCGATGCTCGGCTCGATGATCCTGCTGCCGCTGTACCTGCAGAACGTCCGCGCGCTCAGCGCGCTGGAGACCGGGCTGCTGGTGATGCCGGGCGGCCTGGCGATGGGGCTGCTCGGCCCGACCGTGGGGCGCCTGTTCGACAAGTTCGGCGGGCGGGTGCTGGTCGTCCCCGGCGCCGTCGGGATCATGCTCGCCCTCGCCGGGTTCACCCAGGTCTCGATGACCACGCCGTTCTGGCAGCTGCTCGGCATGCACGCGCTGCTCATGGTGAGCCTCGCCGCGACCTTCACCCCCGTGTTCACCCTGGGGCTCGGGGCGGTTCCGCCGCGCCTCTACTCCCACGGCAGCTCCATCCTGAGCACGTTGCAGCAGGTCTCGGCGGCCTTCGGCACCGCGCTCGTGGTCACCGTGATGAGCGCGCGGGCCGACGCGCTGAAGGCGGAGGGCGTCACCGACGCGCTCGCCAGCCTCGACGGCATGCGCCTGGCCTTCATCATCGGGGCGGTGCTGTCGGTGGCCGTGGTCATCGCCGCGCTGCTGCTGCCGGCCCGGGCCGACCACACCGCGGAGGTCCCCGTCCACGGCTAG